From Salvia splendens isolate huo1 chromosome 3, SspV2, whole genome shotgun sequence, a single genomic window includes:
- the LOC121796315 gene encoding probable NOT transcription complex subunit VIP2 isoform X1: MSGVLSSGLNGSNSNIPDNAGRAFATSFSAQSGSSGAALNQSGAGNLQGLHNIHNSFSLSNMPGPYASRNSGNIGGLPNGVQQAPGSVSNGRYGINSLPNAISQLSLGSSHGHSGLNNTGGPGVLPNMGNTGRIANTIGGLVGGGNASRGSSSTGVGNIPGLASRLNLTAPQVVSMLGNSYSGAGVPLSQNQFQAGNNSFSFMALLNESNAHDNATFDVNDFPQLSGRPPSAGGSHGQIGMMQKHNIGFGQQNQEFSIQNEDFPALPGYKGGLNVGGSAEYTMNAHQKEQIHDNMTNLMQQSQQLSMGRSSGFNFGGSYSSHHPQQHRASSINGSGVSYLTSGNSDLHFHGPEYQQFQQSQSRFINPFRDKDMKATPGSQSALDQYGIVGLLSVIKMVKPALSTLALGLDLTTLGLNLNSSETLNKKFASPWSDEPVRGEPEFSVPECYYTKQTPPLKGEEYYLLPCSLRVFYLYLQQTYFARFRPETLFYIFYSMPKDEAQLFAANELYNRGWFFHKDLRLWFTRVKNMEPLVKTNSYERGYYFCFDPNLWQTARKDNFVLQYEMVEKRPALPQQ; this comes from the exons ATGTCAGGGGTACTAAGT TCTGGTTTGAATGGATCGAATTCAAATATTCCGGATAATGCTGGAAGAGCTTTTGCAACTTCCTTTTCTGCACAATCAGGTTCATCTGGAGCTGCCTTAAACCAGTCCGGTG CAGGTAATCTTCAGGGGCTTCACAATATCCATAATAGCTTTAGCCTGTCAAACATGCCCGGGCCTTATGCATCAAGAAATTCGGGAAATATTGGTGGTCTTCCAAATGGTGTTCAACAAGCTCCAGGAAGCGTGTCTAATGGGAGATATGGAATAAATAGTCTCCCTAATGCAATTTCTCag CTATCTTTGGGAAGTTCACATGGACATTCAGGTCTTAATAATACAGGGG GCCCAGGTGTGCTTCCAAATATGGGAAATACAGGAAGAATTGCAAATACTATTGGTGGTCTTGTGGGCGGGGGCAATGCTTCAAGGGGGTCAAGCTCTACGGGCGTTGGAAACATCCCTGGTCTTGCTTCGCGTTTGAATCTGACAG CTCCGCAGGTGGTATCCATGCTGGGAAATTCTTATTCTGGTGCTGGTGTGCCACTTTCTCAAAACCAATTTCAAGCTGGGAATAATAGTTTTAGTTTTATGGCATTACTAAATGAGTCAAATGCCCACGACAATGCTACTTTTGATGTAAATGATTTTCCTCAGCTATCAGGGCGTCCCCCTTCAGCTGGTGGCTCTCATGGTCAAATAG GTATGATGCAAAAGCATAACATCGGTTTTGGTCAACAGAACCAAGAATTCAGCATCCAAAATGAAGATTTCCCTGCTTTACCGGGATACAAAG GCGGTCTTAATGTTGGTGGTAGTGCTGAATATACCATGAATGCTCACCAAAAAGAACAAATTCACGACAATATGACAAATTTAATGCAGCAGTCTCAGCAATTATCT ATGGGGAGGTCTTCTGGTTTTAATTTTGGTGGCTCATATTCATCACATCATCCTCAACAACATCGTGCTTCCTCAATAAATGGATCAGGGGTTTCCTATCTAACATCGGGCAACTCAGATCTTCATTTTCATGGTCCTGAG TATCAGCAATTTCAGCAGTCCCAATCTCGTTTCATAAATCCATTTAGAGATAAAGACATGAAAGCGACGCCGGGATCCCAAAGTGCACTGGATCAATATGGGATTGTTGGTCTGTTAAGCGTCATAAAAATGGTAAAGCCAGCTTTGAGCACTCTTGCTCTGGGACTTGATCTGACGACCCTAGGTTTAAATTTGAACTCATCTGAGACTCTTAACAAGAAATTTGCATCCCCGTGGTCCGATGAACCTGTCAGAGGAGAACCTGAGTTCAGTGTGCCGGAGTGCTATTATACTAAACAGACTCCTCCTTTAAAG GGGGAAGAATATTATTTGTTACCATGCTCTCTAAGGGTGTTTTATTTGTATTTACAGCAAACCTATTTCGCAAGATTCCGTCCAGAAACATTATTTTACATCTTTTACAG CATGCCAAAAGATGAGGCACAACTTTTTGCAGCAAACGAACT GTACAACAGAGGATGGTTTTTCCACAAAGATCTGAGGCTCTGGTTTACGCGGGTGAAGAATATGGAACCTC
- the LOC121796315 gene encoding probable NOT transcription complex subunit VIP2 isoform X3, whose amino-acid sequence MSGVLSSGLNGSNSNIPDNAGRAFATSFSAQSGSSGAALNQSGAGNLQGLHNIHNSFSLSNMPGPYASRNSGNIGGLPNGVQQAPGSVSNGRYGINSLPNAISQLSLGSSHGHSGLNNTGGPGVLPNMGNTGRIANTIGGLVGGGNASRGSSSTGVGNIPGLASRLNLTAPQVVSMLGNSYSGAGVPLSQNQFQAGNNSFSFMALLNESNAHDNATFDVNDFPQLSGRPPSAGGSHGQIGMMQKHNIGFGQQNQEFSIQNEDFPALPGYKGGLNVGGSAEYTMNAHQKEQIHDNMTNLMQQSQQLSMGRSSGFNFGGSYSSHHPQQHRASSINGSGVSYLTSGNSDLHFHGPEYQQFQQSQSRFINPFRDKDMKATPGSQSALDQYGIVGLLSVIKMVKPALSTLALGLDLTTLGLNLNSSETLNKKFASPWSDEPVRGEPEFSVPECYYTKQTPPLKQTYFARFRPETLFYIFYSMPKDEAQLFAANELYNRGWFFHKDLRLWFTRVKNMEPLVKTNSYERGYYFCFDPNLWQTARKDNFVLQYEMVEKRPALPQQ is encoded by the exons ATGTCAGGGGTACTAAGT TCTGGTTTGAATGGATCGAATTCAAATATTCCGGATAATGCTGGAAGAGCTTTTGCAACTTCCTTTTCTGCACAATCAGGTTCATCTGGAGCTGCCTTAAACCAGTCCGGTG CAGGTAATCTTCAGGGGCTTCACAATATCCATAATAGCTTTAGCCTGTCAAACATGCCCGGGCCTTATGCATCAAGAAATTCGGGAAATATTGGTGGTCTTCCAAATGGTGTTCAACAAGCTCCAGGAAGCGTGTCTAATGGGAGATATGGAATAAATAGTCTCCCTAATGCAATTTCTCag CTATCTTTGGGAAGTTCACATGGACATTCAGGTCTTAATAATACAGGGG GCCCAGGTGTGCTTCCAAATATGGGAAATACAGGAAGAATTGCAAATACTATTGGTGGTCTTGTGGGCGGGGGCAATGCTTCAAGGGGGTCAAGCTCTACGGGCGTTGGAAACATCCCTGGTCTTGCTTCGCGTTTGAATCTGACAG CTCCGCAGGTGGTATCCATGCTGGGAAATTCTTATTCTGGTGCTGGTGTGCCACTTTCTCAAAACCAATTTCAAGCTGGGAATAATAGTTTTAGTTTTATGGCATTACTAAATGAGTCAAATGCCCACGACAATGCTACTTTTGATGTAAATGATTTTCCTCAGCTATCAGGGCGTCCCCCTTCAGCTGGTGGCTCTCATGGTCAAATAG GTATGATGCAAAAGCATAACATCGGTTTTGGTCAACAGAACCAAGAATTCAGCATCCAAAATGAAGATTTCCCTGCTTTACCGGGATACAAAG GCGGTCTTAATGTTGGTGGTAGTGCTGAATATACCATGAATGCTCACCAAAAAGAACAAATTCACGACAATATGACAAATTTAATGCAGCAGTCTCAGCAATTATCT ATGGGGAGGTCTTCTGGTTTTAATTTTGGTGGCTCATATTCATCACATCATCCTCAACAACATCGTGCTTCCTCAATAAATGGATCAGGGGTTTCCTATCTAACATCGGGCAACTCAGATCTTCATTTTCATGGTCCTGAG TATCAGCAATTTCAGCAGTCCCAATCTCGTTTCATAAATCCATTTAGAGATAAAGACATGAAAGCGACGCCGGGATCCCAAAGTGCACTGGATCAATATGGGATTGTTGGTCTGTTAAGCGTCATAAAAATGGTAAAGCCAGCTTTGAGCACTCTTGCTCTGGGACTTGATCTGACGACCCTAGGTTTAAATTTGAACTCATCTGAGACTCTTAACAAGAAATTTGCATCCCCGTGGTCCGATGAACCTGTCAGAGGAGAACCTGAGTTCAGTGTGCCGGAGTGCTATTATACTAAACAGACTCCTCCTTTAAAG CAAACCTATTTCGCAAGATTCCGTCCAGAAACATTATTTTACATCTTTTACAG CATGCCAAAAGATGAGGCACAACTTTTTGCAGCAAACGAACT GTACAACAGAGGATGGTTTTTCCACAAAGATCTGAGGCTCTGGTTTACGCGGGTGAAGAATATGGAACCTC
- the LOC121796315 gene encoding probable NOT transcription complex subunit VIP2 isoform X4, protein MSGVLSSGLNGSNSNIPDNAGRAFATSFSAQSGSSGAALNQSGGNLQGLHNIHNSFSLSNMPGPYASRNSGNIGGLPNGVQQAPGSVSNGRYGINSLPNAISQLSLGSSHGHSGLNNTGGPGVLPNMGNTGRIANTIGGLVGGGNASRGSSSTGVGNIPGLASRLNLTAPQVVSMLGNSYSGAGVPLSQNQFQAGNNSFSFMALLNESNAHDNATFDVNDFPQLSGRPPSAGGSHGQIGMMQKHNIGFGQQNQEFSIQNEDFPALPGYKGGLNVGGSAEYTMNAHQKEQIHDNMTNLMQQSQQLSMGRSSGFNFGGSYSSHHPQQHRASSINGSGVSYLTSGNSDLHFHGPEYQQFQQSQSRFINPFRDKDMKATPGSQSALDQYGIVGLLSVIKMVKPALSTLALGLDLTTLGLNLNSSETLNKKFASPWSDEPVRGEPEFSVPECYYTKQTPPLKQTYFARFRPETLFYIFYSMPKDEAQLFAANELYNRGWFFHKDLRLWFTRVKNMEPLVKTNSYERGYYFCFDPNLWQTARKDNFVLQYEMVEKRPALPQQ, encoded by the exons ATGTCAGGGGTACTAAGT TCTGGTTTGAATGGATCGAATTCAAATATTCCGGATAATGCTGGAAGAGCTTTTGCAACTTCCTTTTCTGCACAATCAGGTTCATCTGGAGCTGCCTTAAACCAGTCCGGTG GTAATCTTCAGGGGCTTCACAATATCCATAATAGCTTTAGCCTGTCAAACATGCCCGGGCCTTATGCATCAAGAAATTCGGGAAATATTGGTGGTCTTCCAAATGGTGTTCAACAAGCTCCAGGAAGCGTGTCTAATGGGAGATATGGAATAAATAGTCTCCCTAATGCAATTTCTCag CTATCTTTGGGAAGTTCACATGGACATTCAGGTCTTAATAATACAGGGG GCCCAGGTGTGCTTCCAAATATGGGAAATACAGGAAGAATTGCAAATACTATTGGTGGTCTTGTGGGCGGGGGCAATGCTTCAAGGGGGTCAAGCTCTACGGGCGTTGGAAACATCCCTGGTCTTGCTTCGCGTTTGAATCTGACAG CTCCGCAGGTGGTATCCATGCTGGGAAATTCTTATTCTGGTGCTGGTGTGCCACTTTCTCAAAACCAATTTCAAGCTGGGAATAATAGTTTTAGTTTTATGGCATTACTAAATGAGTCAAATGCCCACGACAATGCTACTTTTGATGTAAATGATTTTCCTCAGCTATCAGGGCGTCCCCCTTCAGCTGGTGGCTCTCATGGTCAAATAG GTATGATGCAAAAGCATAACATCGGTTTTGGTCAACAGAACCAAGAATTCAGCATCCAAAATGAAGATTTCCCTGCTTTACCGGGATACAAAG GCGGTCTTAATGTTGGTGGTAGTGCTGAATATACCATGAATGCTCACCAAAAAGAACAAATTCACGACAATATGACAAATTTAATGCAGCAGTCTCAGCAATTATCT ATGGGGAGGTCTTCTGGTTTTAATTTTGGTGGCTCATATTCATCACATCATCCTCAACAACATCGTGCTTCCTCAATAAATGGATCAGGGGTTTCCTATCTAACATCGGGCAACTCAGATCTTCATTTTCATGGTCCTGAG TATCAGCAATTTCAGCAGTCCCAATCTCGTTTCATAAATCCATTTAGAGATAAAGACATGAAAGCGACGCCGGGATCCCAAAGTGCACTGGATCAATATGGGATTGTTGGTCTGTTAAGCGTCATAAAAATGGTAAAGCCAGCTTTGAGCACTCTTGCTCTGGGACTTGATCTGACGACCCTAGGTTTAAATTTGAACTCATCTGAGACTCTTAACAAGAAATTTGCATCCCCGTGGTCCGATGAACCTGTCAGAGGAGAACCTGAGTTCAGTGTGCCGGAGTGCTATTATACTAAACAGACTCCTCCTTTAAAG CAAACCTATTTCGCAAGATTCCGTCCAGAAACATTATTTTACATCTTTTACAG CATGCCAAAAGATGAGGCACAACTTTTTGCAGCAAACGAACT GTACAACAGAGGATGGTTTTTCCACAAAGATCTGAGGCTCTGGTTTACGCGGGTGAAGAATATGGAACCTC
- the LOC121796315 gene encoding probable NOT transcription complex subunit VIP2 isoform X2, whose protein sequence is MSGVLSSGLNGSNSNIPDNAGRAFATSFSAQSGSSGAALNQSGGNLQGLHNIHNSFSLSNMPGPYASRNSGNIGGLPNGVQQAPGSVSNGRYGINSLPNAISQLSLGSSHGHSGLNNTGGPGVLPNMGNTGRIANTIGGLVGGGNASRGSSSTGVGNIPGLASRLNLTAPQVVSMLGNSYSGAGVPLSQNQFQAGNNSFSFMALLNESNAHDNATFDVNDFPQLSGRPPSAGGSHGQIGMMQKHNIGFGQQNQEFSIQNEDFPALPGYKGGLNVGGSAEYTMNAHQKEQIHDNMTNLMQQSQQLSMGRSSGFNFGGSYSSHHPQQHRASSINGSGVSYLTSGNSDLHFHGPEYQQFQQSQSRFINPFRDKDMKATPGSQSALDQYGIVGLLSVIKMVKPALSTLALGLDLTTLGLNLNSSETLNKKFASPWSDEPVRGEPEFSVPECYYTKQTPPLKGEEYYLLPCSLRVFYLYLQQTYFARFRPETLFYIFYSMPKDEAQLFAANELYNRGWFFHKDLRLWFTRVKNMEPLVKTNSYERGYYFCFDPNLWQTARKDNFVLQYEMVEKRPALPQQ, encoded by the exons ATGTCAGGGGTACTAAGT TCTGGTTTGAATGGATCGAATTCAAATATTCCGGATAATGCTGGAAGAGCTTTTGCAACTTCCTTTTCTGCACAATCAGGTTCATCTGGAGCTGCCTTAAACCAGTCCGGTG GTAATCTTCAGGGGCTTCACAATATCCATAATAGCTTTAGCCTGTCAAACATGCCCGGGCCTTATGCATCAAGAAATTCGGGAAATATTGGTGGTCTTCCAAATGGTGTTCAACAAGCTCCAGGAAGCGTGTCTAATGGGAGATATGGAATAAATAGTCTCCCTAATGCAATTTCTCag CTATCTTTGGGAAGTTCACATGGACATTCAGGTCTTAATAATACAGGGG GCCCAGGTGTGCTTCCAAATATGGGAAATACAGGAAGAATTGCAAATACTATTGGTGGTCTTGTGGGCGGGGGCAATGCTTCAAGGGGGTCAAGCTCTACGGGCGTTGGAAACATCCCTGGTCTTGCTTCGCGTTTGAATCTGACAG CTCCGCAGGTGGTATCCATGCTGGGAAATTCTTATTCTGGTGCTGGTGTGCCACTTTCTCAAAACCAATTTCAAGCTGGGAATAATAGTTTTAGTTTTATGGCATTACTAAATGAGTCAAATGCCCACGACAATGCTACTTTTGATGTAAATGATTTTCCTCAGCTATCAGGGCGTCCCCCTTCAGCTGGTGGCTCTCATGGTCAAATAG GTATGATGCAAAAGCATAACATCGGTTTTGGTCAACAGAACCAAGAATTCAGCATCCAAAATGAAGATTTCCCTGCTTTACCGGGATACAAAG GCGGTCTTAATGTTGGTGGTAGTGCTGAATATACCATGAATGCTCACCAAAAAGAACAAATTCACGACAATATGACAAATTTAATGCAGCAGTCTCAGCAATTATCT ATGGGGAGGTCTTCTGGTTTTAATTTTGGTGGCTCATATTCATCACATCATCCTCAACAACATCGTGCTTCCTCAATAAATGGATCAGGGGTTTCCTATCTAACATCGGGCAACTCAGATCTTCATTTTCATGGTCCTGAG TATCAGCAATTTCAGCAGTCCCAATCTCGTTTCATAAATCCATTTAGAGATAAAGACATGAAAGCGACGCCGGGATCCCAAAGTGCACTGGATCAATATGGGATTGTTGGTCTGTTAAGCGTCATAAAAATGGTAAAGCCAGCTTTGAGCACTCTTGCTCTGGGACTTGATCTGACGACCCTAGGTTTAAATTTGAACTCATCTGAGACTCTTAACAAGAAATTTGCATCCCCGTGGTCCGATGAACCTGTCAGAGGAGAACCTGAGTTCAGTGTGCCGGAGTGCTATTATACTAAACAGACTCCTCCTTTAAAG GGGGAAGAATATTATTTGTTACCATGCTCTCTAAGGGTGTTTTATTTGTATTTACAGCAAACCTATTTCGCAAGATTCCGTCCAGAAACATTATTTTACATCTTTTACAG CATGCCAAAAGATGAGGCACAACTTTTTGCAGCAAACGAACT GTACAACAGAGGATGGTTTTTCCACAAAGATCTGAGGCTCTGGTTTACGCGGGTGAAGAATATGGAACCTC